In Mixta intestinalis, the following are encoded in one genomic region:
- a CDS encoding LysR family transcriptional regulator has protein sequence MKKISENDFRRIDLNLLTVFLVLYREASVTRTAEVLHLGQPAISGALKRLREMFNDPLFVRSTKGMLPTPRAEALISDMQPLMEDLHAVIFGAQDFSPATAKRIFRVGMSDWSEHWLMPDLLPVITHDAPGLELHIVAADPFQVRRLLEEDMIDIAVSLNKPSIGEVVSEPVMTMGVSTLWSPQQIPCDGPLLINDFIAYEHIMVSYRESNHSEIDRQLINQGLQRHVRYVTANFSTFPLLLTTMPVFATVPDGLGRRWQQHFALRSSATPVNYPSFTLCILRHKRRVQDPALNWLMAQLKSTMLRF, from the coding sequence ATGAAGAAAATCAGCGAAAATGATTTCCGCCGGATAGATTTGAATCTGCTGACGGTCTTTCTGGTGTTATATCGTGAGGCCAGCGTTACCCGTACCGCAGAAGTTCTGCATCTGGGACAACCCGCTATCAGCGGAGCGCTGAAACGGCTACGCGAAATGTTCAACGACCCGCTGTTTGTTCGCAGTACCAAAGGAATGCTGCCAACGCCGCGTGCCGAAGCGCTGATATCCGATATGCAACCGTTGATGGAAGACCTGCATGCAGTGATCTTTGGCGCACAGGACTTCTCTCCCGCTACGGCAAAACGCATTTTTCGGGTAGGAATGAGCGACTGGAGCGAGCACTGGCTGATGCCGGATTTATTGCCCGTTATCACCCATGACGCTCCGGGTCTGGAGCTGCATATTGTTGCCGCCGATCCCTTCCAGGTTCGTCGATTACTGGAAGAAGATATGATTGATATTGCAGTTTCGCTGAATAAGCCAAGCATCGGTGAGGTCGTGAGTGAACCCGTCATGACAATGGGTGTTTCCACACTCTGGTCGCCACAGCAGATCCCATGCGATGGGCCATTATTGATAAACGACTTTATCGCTTATGAACACATCATGGTGTCGTATCGTGAATCAAACCACAGTGAAATCGACCGGCAACTTATCAACCAGGGGTTACAACGCCACGTGCGTTACGTTACGGCAAATTTTTCTACCTTTCCTTTGCTGTTAACCACCATGCCAGTTTTCGCCACGGTTCCAGACGGGTTGGGCAGACGATGGCAGCAGCATTTTGCGTTACGATCCAGCGCAACGCCTGTAAATTACCCTTCTTTTACGCTGTGCATTTTGCGTCACAAGCGCCGGGTACAGGATCCTGCACTGAACTGGCTAATGGCACAGTTAAAATCAACCATGCTGCGCTTTTAA